A region of Zeugodacus cucurbitae isolate PBARC_wt_2022May chromosome 5, idZeuCucr1.2, whole genome shotgun sequence DNA encodes the following proteins:
- the LOC105209058 gene encoding type II inositol 1,4,5-trisphosphate 5-phosphatase, with translation MNTDPTMTSKSTTLSSLNSIPTISAAVSSSGLIGSGVTDSDVRDGELALNTIEVVQRKFKDNEKVLSIFEAYQIIGQEHRSRLLALVVSVAGGTYAVFSLATARLPPRNVNDLSIDKIFALNESFQIGSDKKGTISQLQFDLKTADEAAVKYFYYPIISAEGASDFETFHAQIISAKFSMTHSSAATESILSYSWLNDYRQIGEVKQELKRRENEYIVFKDYVVYCGTWNVNNKPYSDSPLHLWLSNGEQPADIYAIALQELDTSAKAITFSENRPDPMWISKMLSSLHKAGEYEELTSVRLVGMMLTIIIRKQLRPYIARCRVKTVARGVFNTLGNKGGVAVSIQLNEGNLCFVNSHLAAHMAFIEARNEDYAGIVRGLVFDDDLKRTINDHDHIFWIGDLNYRIEEPPGLQLPCNRASPDAYDVLMKYDQLRIEMGKGNCFDGYSEGRIKFRPTYKYDVGTDNFDSSEKQRAPAYCDRVLWKGVRIEQLAYNSIMEIRQSDHKPVYAIFRVKIKTKDEKRYKRVHEEVLKLVDKRENENQPQLSVDKTVLDFGVVRFNELSVCDFTVSNNCPMPVEFMFKVKDPPLNDICEKWLQVEPRAETLMTDSTKRVRVKLLADVRSITGLLKKIRTTNWKFDFDILILHVKNGPDMFLTVTGEYKPSCFGLSVETLCRTDKPVNTYTQAQIKDLMNDDSPEFRVTMPREFFFLIDYLHKQGVKVEGAFETLEYKHARSTQFNVIRDWLDTWSNEEFPGTPQAAAEALLMLLDLPEKPLLDPFVEDLLQTNTAAEAMELISLLSSPRRNVFVHLCMFLRQGIERQYYNLQHVASVFGRVLLRNTTHTGRDFYRETRCRDFMHRFISSDIGGTLSTGIADSSGISGVDGSAGGGGSGSSVGGGGGGGDGSNAARINAIN, from the exons ATGAACACTGATCCGACCATGACTTCAAAGTCAACGACATTATCGTCGTTAAACAGTATACCGACGATATCGGCAGCCGTGTCCAGCTCTGGATTGATAGGAAGTGGAGTTACAGATAGTGACGTGCGTGATGGAGAGCTAGCTTTGAATACAATTGAAGTAGTGCAACGAAAATTCAAGGACAACGAAAAAGTCTTATCG ATTTTTGAAGCCTATCAAATCATAGGACAAGAGCATCGAAGTCGCTTGTTGGCATTAGTAGTCTCTGTGGCAGGCGGCACCTACGCAGTTTTCTCACTTGCAACAGCGCGCTTACCGCCACGCAATGTCAATGACTTGTCTATTGATAAGATTTTCGCGTTAAATGAAAGCTTTCAAATAGGCAGTG ATAAAAAGGGTACCATATCGCAATTGCAATTTGATCTAAAAACAGCCGATGAGGCGGCCGTGAAATATTTCTACTACCCAATCATATCAGCCGAGGGCGCATCTGATTTCGAAACGTTTCATGCGCAAATCATATCAGCTAAATTCTCAATGACACACTCAAGCGCGGCCACGGAGTCAATTTTGAGTTATAGTTGGCTTAACGATTACCGACAAATCGGCGAAGTGAAGCAAGAATTGAAACGACGCGAAAATGAATATATCGTTTTCAAAGATTATGT CGTTTATTGTGGCACAtggaatgtaaataataaaccCTATAGCGACAGTCCTTTGCACTTGTGGCTCTCAAATGGCGAACAACCAGCCGACATATATGCTATTGCGCTACAGGAGTTGGATACATCAGCTAAAGCTATAACTTTCAGTGAAAATCGCCCGGACCCCATGTGGAT TAGCAAAATGCTATCAAGTCTACACAAGGCTGGCGAATACGAAGAGTTAACTAGCGTGCGTCTAGTAGGCATGATGTTGACGATCATCATACGCAAACAATTGCGTCCATATATAGCGCGTTGTCGTGTTAAAACCGTTGCACGCGGCGTCTTCAACACACTAGGCAACAAAGGTGGTGTTGCGGTGAGCATACAACTGAATGAAGGAAACCTCTGCTTTGTAAACTCACATCTAGCAGCGCATATGGCCTTCATTGAGGCACGAAATGAAGATTATGCGGGCATCGTACGTGGTTTAGTGTTTGATGATGATCTAAAGCGTACCATCAATGATCATGA CCACATCTTTTGGATTGGTGACTTAAATTATCGCATTGAAGAGCCGCCCGGCTTGCAATTGCCATGTAATCGCGCCTCACCAGACGCTTATGACGTACTCATGAAGTATGATCAGCTACGCATTGAAATGGGTAAAGGCAACTGCTTTGATGGCTACAGTGAAGGGCGTATCAAATTTCGTCCAACCTACAAGTATGATGTAGGTACAGACAATTTTGACAGCAG TGAGAAACAACGTGCACCGGCATACTGCGATCGTGTGCTGTGGAAAGGTGTGCGCATTGAGCAGTTGGCTTACAATAGCATCATGGAGATACGGCAGAGTGATCACAAGCCCGTCTATGCAATATTTCGTGTAAAAATCAAAACCAAAGATGAGAAACGTTACAAACGTGTACACGAGGAAGTCTTGAAGCTGGTTGACAAACGTGAAAATGAGAATCAACCGCAACTAAGTGTTGATAAAACAGTGCTCGATTTCGGTGTTGTGCGTTTCAACGAGTTGTCAGTGTGTGATTTCACAGTCTCGAATAACTGTCCGATGCCGGTggaatttatgttcaaagtgaAAGACCCACCTTTGAATGATATATGCGAGAAGTGGTTGCAAGTTGAACCGCGTGCCGAAACGCTAATGACCGATAGCACCAAACGTGTACGCGTCAAATTGCTGGCAGATGTGCGTTCCATAACGGGCTTGTTGAAGAAGATACGCACGACCAATTGGAAATTCGATTTCGACATATTgattttgcatgtgaaaaatGGTCCCGATATGTTTCTCACGGTCACCGGTGAATACAAGCCGAGTTGTTTTGGACTTTCAGTGGAAACGCTTTGCCGCACCGATAAACCGGTCAACACGTATACACAAGCGCAAATTAAAGATTTG ATGAACGATGATTCACCGGAATTCCGTGTGACAATGCCACGCGAGTTCTTCTTTCTTATCGACTATTTGCACAAGCAGGGCGTTAAAGTGGAGGGCGCTTTCGAAACATTGGAATATAAACATGCGCGCAGCACGCAATTCAATGTTATACGTGACTGGTTGGACACGTGGTCGAATGAGGAATTTC CCGGCACACCACAAGCAGCTGCCGAAGCGCTACTCATGCTCTTAGACTTGCCCGAGAAGCCATTACTCGATCCTTTCGTCGAAGATTTGCTACAAACAAATACAGCCGCTGAAGCCATGGAGTTGATATCCTTGTTGAGTTCGCCGCGTCGCAATGTATTCGTGCATTTATGCATGTTTCTACGCCAGGGCATTGAGCGGCAGTACTATAATCTACAGCACGTCG ccagtGTTTTTGGGCGTGTATTGCTGCGCAACACGACACACACAGGTCGCGATTTTTATCGTGAGACACGCTGTCGCGATTTCATGCATCGCTTCATATCCAGCGACATTGGTGGCACGTTGTCCACAGGTATTGCCGATAGCAGCGGCATAAGCGGTGTGGACGGCAGCGCTGGTGGCGGTGGCAGTGGCAGTAGTGtcggtggcggtggcggcggtggtgaTGGCAGTAATGCTGCACGTATTAATGCaatcaattaa